In Kryptolebias marmoratus isolate JLee-2015 linkage group LG22, ASM164957v2, whole genome shotgun sequence, a single window of DNA contains:
- the peli1b gene encoding E3 ubiquitin-protein ligase pellino homolog 1b, whose product MYSPEQENISTTSSTKVPVKYGELIVLGYNGSLPNGDRGRRKSRFALYKRPKANGVKPSTVHVACSPQAAKAISNKDQHSISYTLSRAQTVVVEYTHDSNTDMFQIGRSTESPIDFVVTDTVAGSQSNADTQSVQSTISRFACRIMCQRTPPYTARIYAAGFDSSKNIFLGEKAAKWKTCDGQMDGLTTNGVLVMHPRNGFTQDSKPGVWREISVCGNVFTLRETRSAQQRGKMVDTETQELVDGSLIDLCGATLLWRTAEGLARTPTLKHLEALRQEINAARPQCPVGFNTLAFPSMRRKDTPDEKQPWVYLQCGHVHGYHNWGNHREEREGREGRLRECPMCRAKGPYVPLWLGCEAGFYVDAAPPTHAFNPCGHVCSDKTAAFWSQIPLPHGTHTFHAACPFCAQQLSGEQGFIRLIFQGPLD is encoded by the exons GTACAATGGCTCTCTGCCCAACGGGGACCGAGGCCGACGTAAAAGCCGTTTTGCACTTTATAAAAGACCGAAGGCAAACGGGGTGAAACCTAGCACAGTCCACGTCGCCTGCTCTCCACAAGCAGCcaag GCCATAAGCAACAAAGACCAGCACAGCATCTCGTACACTCTGTCCCGAGCCCAGACGGTGGTGGTGGAGTACACTCACGACAGCAATACAGACATGTTCCag ATCGGCCGATCCACGGAGAGTCCCATAGACTTTGTGGTGACGGACACGGTGGCCGGCAGCCAGAGCAACGCCGACACTCAGTCGGTCCAGAGCACCATCTCCCGCTTCGCCTGCCGCATCATGTGTCAGCGCACGCCGCCCTACACGGCCCGCATCTACGCCGCGGGCTTCGACTCCTCCAAGAACATCTTCCTGGGG GAGAAAGCTGCTAAGTGGAAGACGTGCGACGGTCAAATGGACGGGCTGACCACCAACGGCGTTCTGGTGATGCATCCCCGCAACGGCTTCACACAAGACTCCAAGCCGGGAGTCTGGCGGGAGATCTCTGTCTGCGGCAACGTGTTCACCCTGCGGGAGACCCGCTCGGCGCAGCAGCGGGGAAAGATG GTGGACACTGAGACTCAGGAGCTCGTGGACGGCTCGCTCATCGACCTCTGCGGCGCCACCCTGCTGTGGCGCACCGCCGAGGGCCTGGCGCGCACCCCCACCCTCAAACACCTGGAGGCGCTGCGGCAGGAGATCAACGCGGCCCGGCCGCAGTGCCCCGTGGGCTTCAACACGCTGGCCTTCCCCTCCATGCGCCGCAAGGACACGCCGGACGAGAAGCAGCCGTGGGTCTACCTCCAGTGTGGCCACGTGCACGGCTACCACAACTGGGGCAACCACCGCGAGGAGCGCGAGGGCCGGGAGGGCCGGCTCAGGGAGTGCCCCATGTGTCGGGCCAAGGGGCCCTACGTGCCCCTGTGGCTGGGCTGCGAGGCGGGCTTCTACGTGGACGCGGCGCCGCCCACCCACGCCTTCAACCCGTGCGGGCACGTCTGCTCAGACAAGACGGCGGCCTTCTGGAGTCAAATCCCGCTCCCGCACGGCACGCACACGTTCCACGCCGCCTGCCCCTTCTGCGCCCAGCAGCTGAGCGGCGAGCAGGGCTTCATCAGACTCATCTTCCAGGGGCCGCTCGACTAg